A region of the Pelecanus crispus isolate bPelCri1 chromosome 1, bPelCri1.pri, whole genome shotgun sequence genome:
GGTGGGGGAGTGGAGCTGCCTGCTGCGGCGTGCCCGGGGGTCCTGGTCCGGCTCAGCGATGTGAGTGTCCGCCCGACAGTGGGTGGgctgcggcgggcgcggcgTGGGGATGGATGGAGCGGGAGGGAACGGGCCAGCACGGAGCCCGCGTCCTGGCCGGTGGCGGTGGGGCCGAGTGGCGCATTGCAGCAGCCGCAGGCAGTGCTGCccgcaccaccaccaccccacccccccccgccccaggcgGTCCTGCTTCGGCGCCCACCGAGGGCCTGCCcggtgggggggtgggtgtgcgTGCGTGGGCCATGCCCCACCGGTGATGCGCAGGGCCCCGGGCTGctgcgccccctcccagccGGCACCAACCTGGCCGGCGGCCACCGCTGTGCCCAGCCGCCCGGGGGCTGCCGTGTGCCcgtcccccccccggggcgccgCAGCGCTGCCTCCCCGTCAGCgtggccccggccccctccctcctcccggcGCTTGCGGCACGCTGCGGGCCGCCTGCCGGTCACCTCCGGGCTGCtctcgccccgctccccggcccccgggAGGCCGCAGCGCCGGGCAGGGTCGCAgccgccagccccccgccccggggctggccctccccgctgccctcctGGGCCTCTCTCGCTCCGGGCTGTCCCCCGAGCTCGCCCGGTCCGGGAGGGCGCGGGCCCTCGGGGCTGTTGCTGACGCCGGCcctgctgggggcactggggttcaggtggattttgggggggtgtcCTCTGTCTTGAGCAGCTGACTGGGTTTTCTCCTTGCCCTTATGTGTGTGTTTCCTTAGGTCTGACCCAGCTCAGCAACCTGTTCCCGGGGCCCCAGAAGGGGGAGCCCCTGGTGGGGGCCCCCCCGGGCCACCCCCCAATACGAGCAGTAACCGTCGGCTGCAGCAGACGCAGGCCCGAGTGGAGGAGGTCAGTAGCTCTGCCAGCCGTGCTGGCTTCCCCTCGGCTGTTGCTGAGGGGGGTGGATGCTCTTGTCGTGCCAATACCAGAAATACATTAATGATACTCAGAGTATGATGGCAGACCTGTAAAGAGCTTGGAGGAGAAATGAAATCCCTTTATGTTTAAAAGCTGCTTAATTCCCGATAAGACCTCTGTGGAGCAGGACTGTTAGATTTTTGGTACCTTGTGTCGTGCATCTGTTATGGAAATAAAGCTATACAGCATCCAGAACAGCTCTTAATCCCCCCTTCAAGGGAGCAGTCTGTGTGCAAGGCTCAGTGCGTGATGTGCAGGGAACCTTGCCTGACTTTCCAGTGTCAGTGTACCGTGGCTGCTGACATGCAGTAACGCCTTTATGCCTCACTGGGGCAGCAACATGTAGATCCAAATTAATCTTTGCAGTTATCAGGGAGTGAGCATATGATTACTCTGAGGTGGGTGGCTTAGGCTTGCTGGATTtgagagcttttaaaaacaggtgAGAATGTGGGGCTGAGGACCTGGTTTAAGTTTACTTGAACTGATACTTTAACAGGGGGTCTAGGGTTTTTTCAAAGTAGGCAATGACTTGAAAGCCATTTCATATCctgaccttttttctttgtttaggGCTTTCACTTGATAGTATCTTAGTGTTAGTTAATTGGCCAAGTTACTGCTCTTACTTTTTTGACTTGCTTCACCAATACAACTGCTGCTActattctttcttctgcaggtGGTTGATATAATGCGTGTAAATGTAGACAAGGTGTTGGAACGAGACCAGAAACTGTCAGAGCTAGATGACCGGGCAGATGCACTTCAGGCTGGTGCCTCACAATTTGAAAGTAGTGCAGCAAAACTCAAAAGGAAGTACTGGTGGAAGAACTGCAAGGTGAGTTTCCTAGTGCCATGATCTCCTTCATTAGAAGGAAATTGGGCTAGTTGTCTCCTGCAGGGCTTTGAGAGGATAGTTGGGGCTTAATAACTCTTTCAAATGCCTAGGATTCttttgctgtggaaaaactTTGAGGCTTTGGCTGTCCTACCTTCAGGGTCTGGCTTATGTTCCCTGGGAGTCAGGGAAGATGTGAACTTGTCAATCTGTTCTGAGTATTATTCTTTGACAATCTCTCTCTCCAGATGATGATCATGATGGGAGTGATTTGTGCcattgtggtggtggtgattgTAAGTAAGTACCAAAAAGCCCAAGACCAAAGGTGAAGAAGCACCAACTGTAGAGTACTTTAAACTCTTCCTTGTTGGTTTGTGATCTGGAGGGTCTTGGTTGCATAAGTGTTAACTTCAGTCCTTGGGGAAGGGAGGTGGTGGTGCTGAAACTCCCACACTTACTGTGGAAATGGTATGCTTTACATAGTAATGGAAGGAATTGGGGGGGGCCATCATTGTGGAAATGGGAAATTCTGTCTGCCAGGTCAGGTGAACCTGTAAGTATGAGGGGCATTTACCCTGGAGTGGGTGGGTTGGCAAGTCCCTTCCTTGGTGGGGGATTTGGAGGTCTCTGGGGGACCTTGGGTGTAACTTGcccttttgttctttccttttttttttcctgttgctttgtCTCCAGTCTACTTTTTTACTTGAATGTAGCTCCTTCAGTCTGCAACCTACTGTCCCCTGTCACCTTGCCTGTCTCTTCTTGCCCCTgaatctttccttcctttcctttccacctAGCTTCTTCATTGATTTCTttattggttttaatttgtCTCCTGTATAGGACTCTGAAGCACTCTACTGAACATGGTTAGACTCTtcaacagctgctgcagctttaGGGAGGGTCATCTGAGTTTAGAGGAAAGGGAAGTAGAGGAGGAGTGGGTAGCTATTACTCTTGCTCTTCTGCAGGGaatttttgtggtttatttttggGTGTGAGCTTGTCATATAGTGCCTGTGTGGACTCTAGCAAAATAAGAATGCCTTAACGCAGTGCCTTTGGGTATGAAAGACTTTAGCATGTGAGATTCTTTAGCGTTCTGCCTAAAAGAATGGCAGCATGACTTAAGCTTTTCATTGAGCTTCTGAAATAAAGGCTAGTTTGTGTTGGTCAGTGACTGTGAGCCATCTGACTGAGCTAGATGTGGCCATCTAGATTTCTCTAGCCATGGAGAGATAAGTACTTAAACTATTCTGCCTGTCCTTATTTTCAGATGGCATGCTGTCTGAACATGGCCATTTCAGTTATTATAAAGGAGAGCCTACATGATTACCTCAGTCAAGTGCAACAGACTAAACACAGTTAAGTGAAAGGAGTTTTGTTACTATCTAAAAGGCATGTGGAGGAGTAAAATCTCCTGCCAGAAGGAACAAAAGAACAACAGTAAGGAGTCTGGTGGGGGGTGTTAAATATTCCTTTCATCTATGCAGACACAAGCCAGGACCCTGTGGCTTTCTACTGTCTTGTAGCTTTCTGGAAGACTTTGGGGTAGTGGCAGAGTGGGAGTGggcattttgcttttgtgttacTGGGTTGGATGTCAAAGGAAGTCCACTACATAGCAGATGGAGGCAGAGGAGACTGGAGGTATTCCAGATGAGACTGAACGAGCTGCACAGCTTCCTGATTACGAATAC
Encoded here:
- the VAMP1 gene encoding vesicle-associated membrane protein 1 isoform X1 — encoded protein: MSDPAQQPVPGAPEGGAPGGGPPGPPPNTSSNRRLQQTQARVEEVVDIMRVNVDKVLERDQKLSELDDRADALQAGASQFESSAAKLKRKYWWKNCKMMIMMGVICAIVVVVIVNGMLSEHGHFSYYKGEPT
- the VAMP1 gene encoding vesicle-associated membrane protein 1 isoform X2 gives rise to the protein MSDPAQQPVPGAPEGGAPGGGPPGPPPNTSSNRRLQQTQARVEEVVDIMRVNVDKVLERDQKLSELDDRADALQAGASQFESSAAKLKRKYWWKNCKMMIMMGVICAIVVVVIVIHCL
- the VAMP1 gene encoding vesicle-associated membrane protein 1 isoform X3 translates to MSDPAQQPVPGAPEGGAPGGGPPGPPPNTSSNRRLQQTQARVEEVVDIMRVNVDKVLERDQKLSELDDRADALQAGASQFESSAAKLKRKYWWKNCKMMIMMGVICAIVVVVIVSP